TCTGATAAAGGTAAAATAGGTAATAATTCAATCGATTGTTCAGGATTAACGGCAATTCCTTCTAATAAAGTTTTAAAGTGGGTAATCATGCGCTCAATTGTGTCTTGATTAAACAACGCGCAATTATAATCAAACGATCCAACTAAACCCTCAGTGGTTTCTTGCATGGCTAAGGTTAAATCAAATTGAGCAATTAAAGCATTCATCGTGACGGGAGTTAATTTTAAATCCGCCATCGAAAAATGATTAATGTGCAGCATATCTTCCCAAGAAAACATCACTTGGAATAAAGGACTATAACTTATGTTTCGTTGAGGATTTACCGCTTCTACCACCTTCTCTAAGGGTAAATCTTGGTGTTCATAAGCTTCTAAAACTACTTGTTTGACTTGATTTAATAAAGCTTTAAACGAGAGATTTTCTTTAAACTGAGTGCGAATGGGTAAGGTATTAATAAAGCAACCAATTAAGGGTTCAATTTCAGGAAATTGTCGATTTCCACTAGGAATTCCAATCACAATATCTTCTTGACTGCTATAACGATATAATAAAATATTAAAAGCCGTTAACAGCGTCATATTCAAAGTAGCGGTTGACGTTTGGCTAATATTTTTCAGGTTTTGGCTTAATTCTGGACTTAGTTTAAATGTACAATTATTGCCTTTAAACGTTTGTATGGGAGGACGAGGATGATCAGTGGGAATTTCCAATAACGGTGGAATTCCCGTTAATTTTTGTTTCCAATAATTAACTTCCTGGGTGAGTTTATCTCCTTGTAACTGTTGTCTTTGCCAAACGGCAAAATCACCATATTGAATAGGCAAATCGGGTAAAGGATTAGATTGTTTTTGTAAAAAAGCTTGATATAAACGAGAAAGTTCTTGTAGTAAAACTTTCATTGACCAGCCATCAAAAATAGAATGGTGTAAACTCAAAAATAAAAGATAAGAATCAGCTTTTAATTTAACCAAAAAAGTCCGCATTAAGGGAGCTTTGGTTAAGTCAAAGGGAGTATAAATTTCTTGTTCGGTTAATCGCTCTAATTCTTGGGTTTGTTCCCCAGAAGATAAAGACTGTAAATCCAGCAAGGTAAAATTTAAATGAATTTTAGGGTTAATAATTTGTCTGGGAATTTCTTCAACTTCTTGAAAACAGGTCTGCAACACTTCATGACGTTGCTTAATAGTTTCCAAAGCTTTTCTAAAGATATCAATATCTAAATTGCCTTCAATTTGAAAGCGAAACGGCATATTATAGGTATAGCCGTTAGCTTCTAATTGGTACAAAAACCAAAGTCGTTCTTGAGAAAAAGAAAGCGGTACAAGTTGAGACGGATCCCTAGTAGGTATCGTATTTGTTTTTACCCCGATTCCTTTTTTTTGTAGTAACAGCTTGAGTAATTTTTGTTTGTCTTGAGAGTTATGGTTCATCTTTGACATGGATTAAATAGGATTTAATTTAGTGATTTTAGGTTGTTTTCATGGATACAAATCAACCTAAAAATTGTTTAATTATTGATGCTAAATAGCGGTATAACCTCCATCTACCATTAAAATTGCTCCAGTTACATAAGAGGAAGCTTCGGAGGCTAAAAACACGACAGGGCCAATTAACTCTTCTAAATCTCCGGTTCGTTTCATGGGAATTCTAGTATATAATTCGTCCATTTCATCGGAAGTTGAACGTAAACCTTCTGTTCCTTCCATCATATTATTCATATACCCCGGTGCAAAAGCATTGACTCGAATTTTGTGACTAGCTAATTCGACCGCTAGGGATTTTACTAATTGATTGACCCCACCTTTTGCGGCGCTATATGCTCCTGAAGATTTGGGAACAGCAACGAAAGCACAGATAGAAGAATTCATAATAATTGAACCTGCTGTTCCTTGTTTGATCATTTGTTTGGTTGCGAGTTGAGCGCAATTAAAATAACCTTTTAAGTCAACATTAATAACCTGATCCCATTCAAATTCCTCTAATTCATCAGTGTTTTTGAGAATTTCAACCCCTGCATTACAGACCATAATATCGAGTTGACCATAATGAGCAACCGCCTGGTTAATTAAATTCTGACAAGCTTGACGTTGACGAACATCGGTCTCAATTGCGATGGCTTCGCCTCCTGCTTCTTGAATCAGTTGAGCAGTTTGTTCAGCGCCAACTTGATTAATATCACCAATTACCACCTTAGCTCCAGCTTGTGCTAACCCTTGGGCTAATACCCGACCAATTCCTCGGGCAGCACCCGTGATAATTGCAACTTTACCTGTTAAATCAAAGAGATGATTTGTCATTTTTTTCCTTCAGTTTAAATCAATGTCCATTATAGAAAGTTTAAGTCATTTAGGTTCAGCTTTGAGATAGTAAAGCTTGAACTTCTTCTGGTGAAAGTCTAGAAATTTCTTGAACTGTTACGGCAATTTCATTTAGTAACCCTTCATTCCCCACTAATTCAATCATGACTTGAGTTAATTGGCTGATAGTTGAGTGATTAAAAAGTTGACGCACAGAAATTTCAATTTCTAAGGTTTGACGGATTTTACTAATCAGTTGAATCGCTTTTAAAGAATGCCCACCTAACAGAAAGAAATCGTCTTCAATCCCAATTCGTTCGACTTCTAAAATTTCTGCCCAAATTACCGCTAAAACTTCTTCAATTGCAGTTCGAGGAGCGACATAATTTTGAGTTAACGATAAGGGGTTTTTATCGGGTATTGGTAAGACTTTTCGATCAACTTTACCGTTAGGACTGAGTTGAAAAGATTCCATCACAACAAAAGCAGAAGGAATCATATAATCGGGTAGCCAGTTTTCAAGGAAATGACGTAATTCAACTTGGTTTATGGTTTCACCTGGACGGGGAATAAAATAAGCGGCTAGATATTTTTCTCTAGCTGTTTCTCCCTGAACTGTAGCAACAGCTTGGGCAATTTGAGGATGTTGATTTAAAATAGTTTCTACTTCCCCTAATTCAATTCTATAACCTCTAACTTTTACCCCATCATCAATTCTTCCTACATACTCGATGTCTCCATTGGGTAAATAACGAGCTAAATCTCCAGTTTTATACAGCAATGAATTCTCGCTAAAGGGATTAGGAATAAATTTTTCTTGGGTTAATTGGGAATTGTTGAAATAACCCCGCGCTAAACCGCCACCCGCAACATATAACTCGCCAGTGACTCCGATGGGTACAGGTTGAAGATGAGAATTTAAAATATAAACTTGCACATTAATCGCGGGTTTACCAATGGGAATATACTTCGGCCAAAGCTCAGGATTGGTGTCAAAGGTATAACTGGTAACGATATCCGCTTCTGTGGGACCATAATAATTGTAAAGGGTACAATGTTCGAGTTTTTTGAATGTAGAAATCATCGTTGGAGTAATTTGTAATTGCTCTCCAGCTGAAATAATTTCACGCAAGTTAGCAAATAAGTAGGTTTCCTCACTATAGGTTTCAATTAATTGCTGTAATAAAGTAACGGGCAAAATTGCTTTATGAATGGGGTTATTTGCCAATAATTGACTTATTTTAGCAAGGTCTAAGCGAGAATCTTCTGGAACAATAAATAAGCTTCCCCCTAAACACAAAGCGGCAAAGATTTCGTGATAGCTGACATCGAAATTAAAGGGAGCAAATTGTAAGAAATTCCTTGCGGATGACATTTTTACTTGATGATGCTCAATAATATTCGTTAAGGATTGATGCAGGATCATAATCCCTTTTGGCACACCCGTAGAGCCTGAACTATAAATAATATAGGCCAAATCCTTTAAACTCACGGGGTTGTCAAGATTAGTCTTGGGTTCTAAGGCAATTTCTGAACCTTGTTCATCCAATAAAATCCTTTGAGAAATGGTTTCACTGTTTAAGAGAGATTGACAATCTTTTTCGGTTAATAAGGTTTTAATTTGGGTATCTTGCAGGATGTAAGAAAGTCTTTCTTGGGGATAAGTTGGGTCTAGAGGAACACAAACGCCGCCTACTTTTAACACTGCTAAAACGGCAATTACCATATTAACAGACCGTTCTAAACAAATCCCGACTAAAGATTGATAACTCACCCCAATTTTTCGTAAATAATGAGCCAATTGATTAGCGTATTCATTCAGTTCTTGGTAGGTTAATTGTTGCTCTTGAAAAACAACGGCAATGGCTGAAGTAGTTTTGAGAGTTTGTTGCTCAAATAATTGATGAACGCAGTGTTTTAGAGGCTTTTGGGGTGCAGTTTGATTCCATTCAATTAATAATAATTGACGTTCAGCTTCCGTTAATAAAGGTAAGTCTTGAATCCGACGATGGGGATTAATAGCGATTCCTTCTAATAAAGTTTTAAAATGACCTAACATCCGTTCAATGGTGTCATTTTCAAATCGTTCTTGAGGATAAATAATTTTAATACTTAAGGCTTCTCCAGGGGTGACAATAACCGTTAAGGGATAATCAGCATTGCCATAATCTTGCATTTCACCGACTTGTAAACCGCCTAAATTCTGACTATCATTGTCGCTAAAGGGTAAATTTTCAAAGACAACAAAACTTTCAAAAACTGAATGAGGGGCTGGAATTTCACTCCATTTTTGAATATCAATTAGAGAACTATAACTATATTGCTCTCGTTCTAAATGCTCTTGTTGTAATTGTTGAAACCAAGTTAATAATTCAAGTTGAGACTCAATTTGGATGCGAACGGGTAAGGTATTTAAAAACATCCCCACCATCGATTCAATCCCAGTAAAATTGGGCGGTCGTCCCGAAACGGTTGCCCCAAATACAATATCAGATTCACTACTATAATGATGCAATAATAAAGCCCAAGCTCCTTGAATTAGGGTAGAAAGAGTAAGGCGATATTCTTGGGCGAGTAATTTCAGACGACTGGTAATTTCTGGAGAAAGTTTTGATTTTTGATCAAGATAATTTTTACTTTGAGTAACAAGAGGATTTAACGGTTTATCAACGACTAATGGAGTTGGAGAGGTAAAACCTTGAAGATTTTTTCGCCAAAATCGTTCGGCTTCAGTTTGATCTTGCTGTTGTAGCCAATTAATATAGTCTTGATAAGGGCGGGGTGTGGGTAAATTGACGGGTTGATAGTTGATGAGTCCAGCGTAAAAATCGAAAACTTCTTTCAACAGAATTGCTGTTGCCCAACCATCTAATAAAATATGATGTCCAGTATGGATAAATTCATATTTTTGATCTTCGACTTGAATTAAATGACCTCGAAGTAAGGGGACTTTATCTAATTCAAAATATTGCTCTTTATCAGAGGTTAATAATTCCTGAAATTTAGTTTCTTGTTCGGCGGGAGAATGCGCTCGCCAATCCTGATTAAACCAAGGTAAGGTGACATTTTTTCTAACCACTTGTAAAGGCTGTTTGGTTTTTTTCCAAGCAAAACAAGTCCGTAAAATACTATGTCTATCTACTACTTTTTGCCAAGCTTGTTGGAACGCATTAATATCTAAATTGCCTTGCAAGGTGATTTGAATTTGTGATAAATACGTCTTTGATTCTGGATTATATAAAGAATGAAACAGCATCCCCTGCTGCATGGGAGAAAGGGGATAAATGGATTCAATATCTTTTTTACTAACCCTAGATTGTTGAGGTGTTACCATTATTTTTCCCAATAGATTAAATAAAAATATGCGTGAGTTTCTTGAATCAAATTTTATTCAAGAAACCTGATAAAATTAGAACGAATTACCTTTAACGTTGACTAGACCACTTGAGTTTAAATTTGTTAATTTCTTCATCGGTGTAAAAATGACGCACTAATGGTTGATCATAAATCTCTTCTAAATATTCATCACTAAAGGTCAGACTCTTTCTTAAATTATCATAGATGAGATAGTCATCCGCTTCTAAAAAGTCTGCTCGGTCAAGTCGTTCACAATCTAAATTTTCAACACCTAAAAAAGTTTCTAGGGCTTCTTTTAAGCAAGAATCAAGTT
This portion of the Microcystis aeruginosa NIES-2549 genome encodes:
- a CDS encoding non-ribosomal peptide synthetase, with translation MVTPQQSRVSKKDIESIYPLSPMQQGMLFHSLYNPESKTYLSQIQITLQGNLDINAFQQAWQKVVDRHSILRTCFAWKKTKQPLQVVRKNVTLPWFNQDWRAHSPAEQETKFQELLTSDKEQYFELDKVPLLRGHLIQVEDQKYEFIHTGHHILLDGWATAILLKEVFDFYAGLINYQPVNLPTPRPYQDYINWLQQQDQTEAERFWRKNLQGFTSPTPLVVDKPLNPLVTQSKNYLDQKSKLSPEITSRLKLLAQEYRLTLSTLIQGAWALLLHHYSSESDIVFGATVSGRPPNFTGIESMVGMFLNTLPVRIQIESQLELLTWFQQLQQEHLEREQYSYSSLIDIQKWSEIPAPHSVFESFVVFENLPFSDNDSQNLGGLQVGEMQDYGNADYPLTVIVTPGEALSIKIIYPQERFENDTIERMLGHFKTLLEGIAINPHRRIQDLPLLTEAERQLLLIEWNQTAPQKPLKHCVHQLFEQQTLKTTSAIAVVFQEQQLTYQELNEYANQLAHYLRKIGVSYQSLVGICLERSVNMVIAVLAVLKVGGVCVPLDPTYPQERLSYILQDTQIKTLLTEKDCQSLLNSETISQRILLDEQGSEIALEPKTNLDNPVSLKDLAYIIYSSGSTGVPKGIMILHQSLTNIIEHHQVKMSSARNFLQFAPFNFDVSYHEIFAALCLGGSLFIVPEDSRLDLAKISQLLANNPIHKAILPVTLLQQLIETYSEETYLFANLREIISAGEQLQITPTMISTFKKLEHCTLYNYYGPTEADIVTSYTFDTNPELWPKYIPIGKPAINVQVYILNSHLQPVPIGVTGELYVAGGGLARGYFNNSQLTQEKFIPNPFSENSLLYKTGDLARYLPNGDIEYVGRIDDGVKVRGYRIELGEVETILNQHPQIAQAVATVQGETAREKYLAAYFIPRPGETINQVELRHFLENWLPDYMIPSAFVVMESFQLSPNGKVDRKVLPIPDKNPLSLTQNYVAPRTAIEEVLAVIWAEILEVERIGIEDDFFLLGGHSLKAIQLISKIRQTLEIEISVRQLFNHSTISQLTQVMIELVGNEGLLNEIAVTVQEISRLSPEEVQALLSQS
- a CDS encoding SDR family NAD(P)-dependent oxidoreductase; this encodes MTNHLFDLTGKVAIITGAARGIGRVLAQGLAQAGAKVVIGDINQVGAEQTAQLIQEAGGEAIAIETDVRQRQACQNLINQAVAHYGQLDIMVCNAGVEILKNTDELEEFEWDQVINVDLKGYFNCAQLATKQMIKQGTAGSIIMNSSICAFVAVPKSSGAYSAAKGGVNQLVKSLAVELASHKIRVNAFAPGYMNNMMEGTEGLRSTSDEMDELYTRIPMKRTGDLEELIGPVVFLASEASSYVTGAILMVDGGYTAI